One genomic region from Mesorhizobium terrae encodes:
- a CDS encoding thiazole synthase — MLKLYDAEVSSRLLLGTALYPSPSIMAGAVKASGTQVVTVSLRREAAGGKSGGQFWELIQALGARVLPNTAGCHSVKEAITTARMARDVFGTSWIKLEIIGNHDTLQPDVFGLVEAARILVQEGFEVFPYTTDDLVVAERLLEAGCKLLMPWCAPIGSARGPQNIDTLRSLRGHFPDVPLIVDAGIGRPSHAAAVMELGYDAVLLNTAVAKAGDPVAMARAFAKAVEAGREALLAGLLEPRDMAVPSTPVIGMAVFS; from the coding sequence ATGTTGAAACTCTATGACGCGGAAGTCTCGTCCCGCCTGCTGCTCGGTACCGCGCTTTATCCGTCGCCGTCGATCATGGCCGGGGCGGTCAAGGCGTCAGGCACGCAGGTGGTCACCGTGTCGTTGCGGCGCGAAGCGGCGGGCGGCAAGTCGGGCGGGCAATTCTGGGAGCTGATCCAGGCGCTCGGCGCCCGCGTCTTGCCCAACACCGCCGGCTGCCACTCCGTCAAGGAAGCCATCACCACCGCGCGGATGGCGCGCGACGTGTTCGGCACCAGCTGGATCAAACTCGAAATCATCGGCAATCACGACACGCTGCAGCCGGATGTGTTCGGCCTGGTCGAAGCGGCGCGTATCCTGGTTCAGGAAGGTTTCGAGGTGTTCCCTTACACCACCGATGACCTTGTCGTCGCCGAGCGCCTGCTGGAGGCCGGCTGCAAATTGCTGATGCCGTGGTGCGCGCCGATCGGCTCGGCGCGTGGCCCGCAGAATATTGACACCTTGCGTTCGCTGCGCGGGCATTTTCCCGATGTTCCCTTGATCGTCGATGCCGGCATCGGTCGTCCTTCCCACGCTGCAGCGGTGATGGAGCTCGGCTACGACGCGGTGCTGCTCAACACGGCGGTGGCCAAGGCTGGCGACCCGGTTGCCATGGCAAGAGCCTTCGCCAAAGCCGTCGAGGCAGGACGCGAGGCATTACTCGCTGGCCTGCTCGAACCGCGCGATATGGCGGTTCCATCCACTCCCGTTATCGGCATGGCGGTCTTCTCATGA
- the thiS gene encoding sulfur carrier protein ThiS, whose translation MKLTVNGETHEVTAVTLAGLLAELDYEGGWLATALNGEVVPARERSGCRLAEGDRIEILSPMKGG comes from the coding sequence ATGAAGCTCACCGTTAATGGCGAGACCCACGAGGTTACCGCCGTCACGCTCGCGGGGCTGCTTGCCGAACTCGACTATGAGGGTGGCTGGCTCGCCACCGCGCTCAATGGCGAGGTAGTACCTGCCAGGGAGCGCTCCGGTTGCCGGCTCGCCGAGGGCGACCGCATCGAAATCCTGTCACCGATGAAGGGAGGCTGA